The Methanoculleus taiwanensis nucleotide sequence CCGTATCGCCGTGCCTCTTTCTTCAGATCAGAGCGTGCATATGCTGCCATTGTATTATGGTCGGTGATCGAGACGACCTCGATCCCTCGCTTGCGTGCTGTTTTCAATATTCTCTGAAGACTTGCAAAAGAGTCGTAGGAGTACTTTGAGTGAATGTGCAAGTCAAGATCCACAGGGCCGCTCCTCGCCGTCAGGATTGTCCGGCACCTTTATATTACTTTCCCTGATTTTTTAGTATTCCCTGAGTCCGGAAGCCTGCAGGGTAGGCGGGGATCCCGGTTTTGCACGAATTTCGGATGAATCGGTGTTGGGGTATTCGGGGCATCCTGGTGGCTCCATAGGGGGGTTCCGGCACCTCTGCATGTTGAAGGCAGTATCCCTCCTTTTAATGAGGCTTATTTCGTGTTTCCGGTTGTTATGTTCTCTTCACGCCGGTATTGTGAGTGCCATGCCCCTCGATCTGATGCATTCTGGCCGGGGAGATCGCCATCGTGGAGGCGAAGGGTAGCGCCGCCCGACCTCCCGGAGTGCACTGGTTGGGATGCTGCCGTCCGGTCAGACGGCGACCACGAGGTGTGGATCCGGATCTCCCCATTTCCGTTCCGAAACGGCCAATCAGAACAATTATTTTATGCTATGCAGATCTCATCTGACACAACCGGAGCTCGATCGATAAACCGGGGGGAATCTGTTTGGATGTAGGTGTTATTGGTGTCGGTGTCATGGGGAGAAACCATGTCCGCATCTATTCCGAGTTAAAACGCGTCGATTCACTGTATGTGTACGATCTCAACCGGGAGGCGGCAGAAGGCCTTGCACGGAAGCACGGTGCCGAGGTCTCTTCGAGCCTCGCCGAGATGCTCGGGAGTGTGGAGGCGGTGAGTGTCTGTGTCCCGACGGCCTACCACCACGCTATCGCAGAGCAGGTGATGGAGCAGGGTGTCTCGCTGCTGATAGAAAAGCCGATCTGCTCGACGGCGGCGCAGAGCCGGGAACTCCTCGCGAAGATCCCGGACGATCTGACGGTCGGGGTCGGGCACATCGAGCGGTTCAACCCGATCGTCGAGGAGATCCGCAAGATCATGGACACGCCCCTCTACGTCGAGTTCAAGCGGCACAACCCGGCCTCAGGCCGGATCACGGACGCCTCGGTCGTCGAGGATCTGATGATCCACGACATCGACATCATGCGCAACGTCCTCTTCGATGGCGAGTATACTCTCACCACCGGCGGCACCGCGGACGTCTGCAGCGCCCTCTTCACCTTCGGGAAGACGCCGGTCTACCTCTCGGCGAGCCGAAAATCCTCAAAGAAGATCCGGTCGGTCTACATCGAGCAGGAGGATATGACGATCGAGGGCGATTTCATGACCCAGGAGGTCTACGTCTACCGGAAGCCCGAACGCTACTCCTCCGAGAACGAGCGCTACGTCCAGGAAAATATCATCGAGAAGGTGCTCGTCAACAAGGTCGAACCGCTGAAGGTCGAGCTTGCGACCTTCCTCGACTGCGCACGGCAGAACAAACCCTTCCCGATCACCCCCGATCAGGCGGCGGCGAACCTTGCGATCTGCGAGGAGAT carries:
- a CDS encoding Gfo/Idh/MocA family protein, giving the protein MDVGVIGVGVMGRNHVRIYSELKRVDSLYVYDLNREAAEGLARKHGAEVSSSLAEMLGSVEAVSVCVPTAYHHAIAEQVMEQGVSLLIEKPICSTAAQSRELLAKIPDDLTVGVGHIERFNPIVEEIRKIMDTPLYVEFKRHNPASGRITDASVVEDLMIHDIDIMRNVLFDGEYTLTTGGTADVCSALFTFGKTPVYLSASRKSSKKIRSVYIEQEDMTIEGDFMTQEVYVYRKPERYSSENERYVQENIIEKVLVNKVEPLKVELATFLDCARQNKPFPITPDQAAANLAICEEIARAS